The sequence below is a genomic window from Lolium perenne isolate Kyuss_39 chromosome 4, Kyuss_2.0, whole genome shotgun sequence.
AAACGGACGCTGCATCCACTGACCATTCGTGGGGAAGTCATTGGGGGTGGGGAGTGGTCACCTGGGCTTCTAGAAGCCACAAAAGCCAACGCTTTTCCCGAAAGCCATCAAAAGCTCGCCCGGGCTAATGGAAAATGACGTTTGAAAGGGAAATGCAGGAGATGACGGGAAGGCAGCAATTGGAGGGTGGGCACTGGCTCCTCCATGCTGCTGTCTTTTGGGGGTGACGTCATGCGAGCTACCAACCACCAGCTACCACCGCCCGCCCGCCCAATGTATCCCCCAAAACCTCCTCTCCCTGTCCATCCATTGCCACCATCGTCTTCTCCCAAGTTGGTGCTAGTGGAAGACCACTCTCATAAGATTCAGATTTCTTGCTAATGTGAGCTACGGTCGATTTTGAGCGGTCGACATGGCGCGTGCCAAATTCAGCAGGAAGCTTCCTAGGCATCAATAAAAGCATGAGAAGGAACCCGGCCATATGCAATGCATGAATTTCTGACAGACGAAATATGATTGGATCGTCGTGGATATAGCACCTCTGAATGCCAGCCACTGTAGGACGAACCTAATGAAATTCGCCTCTATCCGGGAAGAACCTAATGAATCATCATCATCAATCCGCTAGGAATATGTATGTGTGGGGCACAGATAGTTTGCAGCATTGGTGGGCAGTGGCAGGAGAAAGTACTTGGGTGCAACTGTTTTGTCATCCATGGAGCTTTTGGTTGACGGGTGAGGGTTAAGAATATATTTGCCCCACTATGTGGGATTCAGGTGGTGAAATGAGATAAATCTTAGAAACCACGGGGACCTCTTTGCATATGGCACAATGCAAAACAAATCCTCACACTGGCAGTAGATCACAAGTCGTTATAGGCTTACGTTTAGAACTTACCATTTCCATGGGTAAACAGAAACATCGGGTGCAAGGTTCATGTCATTTAGGTGGTTGTTCTTTCCAGCAAGAAAACTTAAACTAACTGCAACTCTGAGCAAGAACATAACCGGTTGAGCTACCTGCCTCAGATTGTGGAAAATTTGTCGCGCCTGTCTATTTACAGGGTGCAAGTTTTCATAGGCACGTTTCAACCTCCGAGATTTTGTGCAGGTTTTCACATGCATATCTCAACAAACCTATCCCAAAAGATTCCGAGAGCTCTTAAGTATTGCCAGATGTAGCTACTCATCTCGGCTTTGTGTGGGGGCCATAAGCTCATGCAGTTTGACAAGACAAGACAACGAACCTGTTCTTTCCACAGATGTACTTGGGTTAAGCAAACGGCTGGCTTTGTCATTTTCCGGATACTcgaccttttttttctttttgaaagGAGGATACTCGACTAAGCATCCCAATTTTAAAATGATTTCGCTGGATGTCCAATCTGTGAGGTCTTGCTCTCATGTGACCGAACTTCCGCGAAGGAAGTTCTATTGAGATCTCAAGTAAGAGCGTCAGCAAAATGGTGAGGGTGTAATGGGGGCGCAGGTGTCACATGTATATGCTTTTTAGCACACAGATCTGATGAGATGCGTGTGCTGCTGATACTAACTACTCCAGCATAATCTAATTGTATTTATTTACTGATGGAGACTTATTTCTGCAATTTCTTGTTTCAGCTTAGTTATTTTTGGCATACCACATCTGCATAGAgaggcttagagcatctccaacagacgcgctaAATCGCGACGCGCTATACCGGCGATTGGGCGCGCTGTATACCGCTGGCGCGCGACATAGCGAATTTGCCTCCGGCAGAggctctattttgcagcgcgcgttggtGTGCGAAAAACGCACCTCCGGCAGAGGTTGTATTTTGCAGCGCGCGCGCGTCACAAATTGCTAATCCGaccgtttttttttttgaaaattcatCAAACAAACTATGCAAATATGATCGAAAATACGAATATATTTTAAAAGTGCGCGATACAATGCGACATTTAAACGAAAATACTAAAATAAACTactcctcgccgtcgtcggacTCCCAGTCGAAGTCGGAGCTGCTCAGTGTCGTGTCCGACACCGGCGTCGACGACGTCGTCCACTGgaagtcggaggaggaggagacgacgatggtcgacggccctgcgccgttcttcttttcctccttcctcctcgccgccgcctcggCCCTCGCCTTCTTCCTCGCCGCGGACTCGGCGCGGCGCTTCTCGCGGCTCGCCTTTTTCTTCGCTTTcatcgccgccttctcctcctccttctgcgcGTAGAAGGCCTCCGTGGCGGCGACGTCCTCGGGGAATTGGCGCGCCCATTCGAGGCGCAGCGCCTtgtcgcgctcggcgatgaggAGGCGCTGCTCCAGCTCCCGATGGCGGCGCTGCTGTTCGCGCGTgaccatcggcggcggcggcgccagcaTCTCCGCTTGCTCCCGCGTGAAGACGTCGTGGAAGTTCAACGTCCGCCGGGAGCGGCCGAGCCGCCAGGCGACGGCGTCGTAcgcccgcgccgcctcgtgcgcgGTGTCGAACGTCCCGAGGCGgatccgctcctcgccg
It includes:
- the LOC127347290 gene encoding uncharacterized protein, which gives rise to MPPRRRPSSGYHGVRAWPSGRFDAEIRSGEERIRLGTFDTAHEAARAYDAVAWRLGRSRRTLNFHDVFTREQAEMLAPPPPMVTREQQRRHRELEQRLLIAERDKALRLEWARQFPEDVAATEAFYAQKEEEKAAMKAKKKASREKRRAESAARKKARAEAAARRKEEKKNGAGPSTIVVSSSSDFQWTTSSTPVSDTTLSSSDFDWESDDGEE